CGGAGATGTAGTTTACGCCGATTTCGCCATTGGTCGCTTTGACTTGCATGGCGCCAGTGGTCCAATACTCAGGGAATCGCTTGCCAGGTTGGCAGAATTGGATGTAAAAATCCTTTTGCCCGGTCACAACCGTATCGTCAAGGACGTGCAACCGGATTACATTCTGAAGACAGCCAAGGAGTGGGCGTCCTATTTGACTTGATTGACATATTGCGCTTTCGGTTTTCTTCATATTTATTATTGCAAGTGTCAGCAATGTGTGCTAAACGCTCACCGCTACGAAGTTAGGGGTGGTGCGTAGTGAAAGTCAGTTTGTTCCGAAATTGTTTACTGCCCCATATTTTTGGGGCGCCCTGAGGAACATTGGAGAGATTGTAAATCAGGAAAGTCTTGAAATCAAGGACTTTTGGTAGATAAGGGAAGCTTGGGGAATCTCACAAAGAGGATTTCTAGTCCGTCGGTCCTGAGTTTGAATCCCTGCAAGCGTACCATAAGTTGAATGGTGGGTGTAGCTCAGCTGGTTAGAGTGCCGGGTTGTGGCCCCGGAGGCCGAGGGTTCAAATCCCTTCACTCACCCCATCATGTATTGGTAAGTTGGCGTCCGTAGCTCAGATGGATAGAGTCGCAGACTTCGAATCTGTTGGTCGTAGGTTCGAATCCTACCGGGCGCACCAAATTGCTTTAAAAATATGGGCCCTTAGCTCAGCTGGTAGAGCAACTGACTCTTAATCAGTAGGTTGCCGGTTCGATCCCGGCAGGGCTCACCAATTAAAACAAGGGGTTAGCGAAAGCTGGCCCCTTAGTTTTTTCCTATTTATTGGCCACATGGTTAACCAAATATTTTTTTAACCCCCATGCCCGACGCGTGCACAACGAAGGATGAAAATGGGGTGGTTGCAATAAAAGGTGAGTCACGGTAATCTACTGATAAGGAAGTCACGAAATGTTTCTCCCAAATACTTTCGCAATTCCCCGTACAATGTCTTATTCCGAGAGACCTTGCACAACTACGGAAAACCATCAATTATGTCATACCGGCGAATGCCGGTATCCAGTCTTTTCAATACCTTCTGGACCCCGGCTTTCGCCGGGGTGACAAAAAAGGTAGAAATTCAAAGCTCTAACACTGTTACCACTACCGGTGCGCCGTCCTTGAGAGATAGCGTTTCCTTGAGGCTGACTGGGGCAATTATTTCAATGATATTTGGGCTGTGGATGTTTACGGCCTCGTCAGGCATAACGATGGCCACGGACAGGTTTTGTAGAGAGGCGGGCAGTGTTTTGGCATTGCAGAAATTGGGATCGGGAGAGACAATATCTATGGACGGTCTTTTTCGCAGATTTTCCAGCAGAGCCAGGCAGTTTTCATCCAACTGGACATTGAGCGTCCCCGGGAACGGCTGAAAATGGAGTCTTTCGGCGCACTGCTGCCGAACCCAGTCCAGTCCTGTAAAATAGGCCGCCTGACCGGCGCC
This genomic window from Deltaproteobacteria bacterium contains:
- a CDS encoding CTP-dependent riboflavin kinase, coding for MSTESDKKVILSGIIVSGAGQAAYFTGLDWVRQQCAERLHFQPFPGTLNVQLDENCLALLENLRKRPSIDIVSPDPNFCNAKTLPASLQNLSVAIVMPDEAVNIHSPNIIEIIAPVSLKETLSLKDGAPVVVTVLEL